One genomic region from Granulimonas faecalis encodes:
- a CDS encoding septum formation initiator family protein, producing the protein MSQRDDKTIAFRPRARRDASPEAVDEPVYEVDDVAVGPDGSVSPRPSGGELASPSTRARSHRRARATSDAGDPTPLRPHPARTASSAASTGDLHRARDAARAQAADGRGDRTRRRGGVGAGQRARGAADAKAKTAKAGKAAKTAGTPKASKGASAAAKAGAAVAGGARSAAQRLTAAVTSARRGGDSPSRARRGRTSPQEGADGQPGKGRLPRPSRRALAVLAVVVVAVVALYGPVRDLYMAKRNNQIIQDVLAEINAENEAVEKRARDLTTEQGIEDEARLHGYVKEGEEAATVSGLPGGQGGEAVPIPEDVRAAVLAREDPWYIQALDRLFFYQKGDQNHE; encoded by the coding sequence ATGTCCCAGCGCGACGACAAAACCATCGCCTTCAGGCCGCGGGCGCGCCGCGACGCCTCCCCGGAGGCGGTCGACGAGCCCGTCTACGAGGTCGACGACGTCGCCGTGGGCCCGGACGGCTCTGTGAGCCCCAGGCCCTCCGGCGGCGAGCTGGCGTCGCCCTCCACCAGGGCCCGGTCGCACCGCCGCGCCCGTGCCACCTCCGATGCCGGCGACCCCACGCCGCTCCGCCCGCACCCCGCCCGCACCGCCTCTTCCGCGGCGTCCACGGGCGACCTCCACCGCGCCCGCGACGCCGCGCGCGCCCAGGCGGCCGATGGCCGCGGCGACCGCACCCGCCGCCGCGGGGGCGTCGGGGCCGGGCAGCGCGCCCGGGGGGCCGCAGACGCCAAGGCCAAGACCGCCAAGGCTGGCAAGGCCGCCAAGACGGCGGGGACCCCCAAGGCGTCCAAGGGCGCGTCCGCCGCGGCCAAGGCCGGTGCGGCCGTCGCCGGGGGGGCGCGCTCCGCGGCGCAGCGTCTGACGGCGGCCGTGACGTCGGCCCGGCGCGGCGGCGACTCCCCGTCCCGGGCCCGCCGCGGCCGCACCTCCCCCCAGGAAGGTGCCGACGGGCAGCCGGGCAAGGGGCGCCTCCCGCGTCCGTCCCGCCGCGCCCTCGCCGTGCTCGCGGTGGTCGTGGTCGCCGTCGTGGCGCTTTACGGGCCGGTGCGGGACCTCTACATGGCCAAGCGCAACAACCAGATCATCCAGGACGTGCTCGCCGAGATAAACGCCGAGAACGAGGCCGTGGAGAAGCGCGCCCGCGACCTCACCACCGAGCAGGGCATCGAGGACGAGGCCCGGCTCCACGGCTACGTGAAGGAGGGCGAGGAGGCCGCAACGGTCTCCGGCCTCCCCGGTGGGCAGGGGGGCGAGGCCGTGCCCATTCCCGAGGACGTCCGGGCCGCCGTGCTTGCCCGGGAGGACCCTTGGTACATCCAGGCCCTCGACCGACTCTTCTTCTACCAGAAGGGGGACCAGAACCATGAGTGA
- a CDS encoding Ppx/GppA phosphatase family protein encodes MSETRRVGVIDIGTVTARVGMADIQDHVVLSIVRESRICNLGEGVDAVGLISPDAIARVLEAVDGFIAFLRDHRCDVVGCFLTSAARDARNADELLDALRARGLAPEVLTGTVEGALAFRGVAQAFDCHSMAVADIGGGSTELTCGGRTDDGLVVDWTHSFDLGARRLTERFLSRNDPPSRDDLVACCCETRMAFEAQMPWMEGALAHPDILIATGGTVTSLSAMGLGLETYDSAVVQGSTLTVEEVDDLGARLAAMTESQRARIPGLQPNRAPVILGGTLLVGELMRASGFRELTVSDFDGLAGACMAVERSLDGTPGPVGFLPATVGLADLVEP; translated from the coding sequence ATGAGTGAGACCCGCCGTGTGGGCGTCATAGACATCGGGACCGTCACCGCCCGCGTGGGCATGGCCGACATCCAGGACCATGTGGTCCTCTCCATCGTGCGCGAGAGCCGCATCTGCAACCTCGGCGAGGGAGTGGACGCCGTGGGGCTCATCTCTCCCGACGCCATCGCCCGCGTGCTCGAGGCCGTGGACGGCTTCATCGCCTTCCTGCGCGACCACCGCTGCGACGTCGTGGGGTGCTTCCTCACCTCCGCGGCCCGGGACGCCCGCAACGCCGACGAGCTCCTGGACGCCCTGCGCGCCCGCGGCCTCGCGCCCGAGGTGCTCACGGGAACGGTGGAGGGGGCCCTGGCGTTCCGCGGGGTCGCCCAGGCCTTCGACTGCCACAGCATGGCCGTGGCCGACATCGGTGGCGGCTCCACCGAGCTCACCTGCGGCGGCCGCACCGACGACGGGCTCGTGGTGGACTGGACCCACTCCTTCGACCTGGGGGCGCGTCGCCTGACCGAGCGGTTCCTCTCGCGCAACGACCCGCCCTCCCGCGACGACTTGGTGGCCTGCTGCTGCGAGACCCGCATGGCCTTCGAGGCCCAGATGCCTTGGATGGAGGGGGCCCTGGCCCACCCCGACATCCTCATCGCCACCGGCGGCACCGTGACGTCCCTGTCCGCCATGGGGTTGGGCTTGGAGACCTACGACAGCGCGGTGGTCCAGGGCTCCACCCTCACCGTGGAGGAGGTGGACGACCTGGGCGCCCGCCTTGCCGCCATGACCGAGTCCCAGAGGGCCCGCATCCCGGGTCTCCAGCCCAACCGGGCGCCTGTGATCCTGGGTGGCACGCTCCTGGTGGGCGAGCTCATGAGGGCCAGCGGCTTCAGGGAGCTCACGGTGAGCGACTTCGACGGCCTCGCCGGGGCCTGCATGGCCGTGGAGAGGTCCCTCGACGGGACCCCGGGCCCCGTGGGCTTCCTGCCCGCCACCGTGGGTCTCGCCGACCTCGTGGAGCCATAA
- a CDS encoding PTS sugar transporter subunit IIB, producing MKRILLACGSGFATSTAVRARLERFLDSHGYEGAYTIRQCKIAEAPRLSAGFDFLVATMMAPQHLECPYVNGVPFLLGENMAASERAVLALMG from the coding sequence ATGAAGCGCATCCTCCTGGCCTGCGGGTCCGGGTTCGCCACCTCCACCGCCGTCCGTGCCCGTCTGGAGCGGTTCCTCGACTCCCACGGTTACGAGGGCGCCTACACCATCCGGCAGTGCAAGATCGCCGAGGCGCCGCGCCTCTCGGCCGGGTTCGACTTCCTCGTGGCCACCATGATGGCGCCGCAGCACCTGGAGTGCCCCTACGTCAACGGGGTCCCGTTCCTCCTGGGTGAGAACATGGCCGCCTCCGAGCGAGCCGTCCTCGCCCTGATGGGGTAG
- a CDS encoding response regulator receiver protein produces the protein MAFDPAQEEYRRLSLRFARTQEIGDAYTATRAAAAFRRRFAWNHDSLPQTDQDRAFHLVARASELVDRELPFAEDGDVAGLVAEARSLLEEAVSLDPECHDARRMLAAQECPSFEEHYRFLVDNVDEVRGRTLARRNEALASGRTGADIEARLVSYPLYRWLASLAARALVCGRYRKSLEFCREVLEMDPKDHADARFTAYLALAKLEDADGLEALADHATRNVPHRPAPDAWLLIASMALAARRGDRQGAHRHLQALLDGYPHAGMVLSSQSELPDGVFARLAVEPYSNDELVLAVSESSVVFQEGVDLKGMGALGSFVAADPSVVSARISDEMSLGRTQDAVTDWRG, from the coding sequence ATGGCCTTCGACCCGGCACAGGAGGAGTACCGCAGGCTGAGCCTGCGCTTCGCCAGGACGCAGGAGATCGGCGACGCCTACACGGCCACGCGCGCGGCGGCCGCGTTCCGCCGGCGCTTCGCATGGAACCACGACTCCCTTCCCCAGACCGACCAGGACCGCGCCTTCCACCTCGTGGCGCGCGCCTCCGAGCTCGTGGACCGCGAGCTGCCCTTCGCCGAGGACGGCGACGTGGCCGGCCTCGTCGCCGAGGCCCGGTCGCTCCTCGAGGAGGCCGTCTCCCTCGACCCCGAGTGCCACGACGCCCGCCGCATGCTCGCGGCCCAGGAGTGCCCGAGCTTCGAGGAGCACTACCGCTTCCTCGTCGACAACGTCGACGAGGTGCGCGGGCGCACCCTCGCCCGGCGCAACGAGGCGCTCGCCTCCGGGCGCACCGGCGCCGACATCGAGGCGCGGCTCGTCTCGTACCCGCTCTACCGCTGGCTCGCCTCGCTCGCGGCCCGCGCCCTCGTTTGCGGCCGCTACCGCAAGAGCCTGGAGTTCTGCCGGGAGGTCCTGGAGATGGACCCCAAGGACCACGCCGACGCCCGCTTCACCGCCTACCTCGCCCTCGCCAAGCTCGAGGACGCCGATGGGCTCGAGGCCCTGGCGGACCACGCGACACGGAACGTCCCCCACCGCCCGGCGCCGGACGCTTGGCTCCTCATCGCCTCCATGGCCCTCGCGGCCCGCCGGGGTGACCGCCAGGGGGCCCACCGCCACCTCCAGGCGCTCCTCGACGGCTACCCCCACGCCGGCATGGTCCTCTCCTCCCAGAGCGAGCTCCCCGACGGCGTGTTCGCGCGCCTGGCGGTGGAGCCCTACTCCAACGACGAGCTCGTGCTCGCCGTGAGCGAGAGCAGCGTGGTGTTCCAGGAGGGCGTGGACCTCAAGGGCATGGGCGCCCTCGGCTCCTTCGTGGCTGCCGACCCCTCCGTGGTGAGCGCCCGCATCTCCGACGAGATGAGCCTCGGGCGCACCCAGGACGCCGTGACCGACTGGAGGGGCTGA
- a CDS encoding PTS fructose transporter subunit IIC, which yields MAEHYDILACTGCPTGIAHTFMAKEGLEQAAKAKGLTIKVETHGQEGVKNAITAEDIANAKAVVIAADVNVDEGRFTSKPMVMAGVTAGIKDPAGLIDRALVAKPANAGASVPSDEELAMDNHGFEKGGIGQEIYKHLMNGVSHMLPFVVAGGVLTAVSFLWGITSFDSTAADYNAFAAMLKTIGGIAMNLMVPVLAAYIAESIAGRPGLVPGFVAGMIAITGLPVNAETGLIDAGGAGVGFGFLGGIIGGFLAGYVIEGLKKAFSRLPENLNGLKAIFLYPLCSTLITGLAMLAISGPMVAINEGMMGFLASLQTASPIVLGLAIGCMCAFDMGGPVNKAAYVTGTALLGTGLAAGVGTPEYVSGTAFMAAVSAACIAPPLVTTFATVVGRKYFTQEDRDAGLVNFILGCTHITEGAIPFMTKNIWPVMPIMMLSSSIAAILTLMLGVHVPAPHGGFLVLPVVENPIAWIGAILIGSVVGGMLFVLFKKSQYDRERRSEGVGTGTTPNAA from the coding sequence ATGGCTGAGCACTACGACATCCTCGCGTGCACGGGCTGCCCCACCGGCATCGCCCACACCTTCATGGCCAAGGAGGGCCTCGAGCAGGCTGCCAAGGCCAAGGGCCTCACCATCAAGGTGGAGACCCACGGCCAGGAGGGCGTCAAGAACGCCATCACCGCCGAGGACATCGCCAACGCCAAGGCCGTGGTCATCGCGGCCGACGTCAACGTCGACGAGGGCCGTTTCACCTCCAAACCCATGGTCATGGCCGGCGTGACCGCCGGCATCAAGGACCCGGCCGGCCTCATCGACCGTGCCCTCGTGGCCAAGCCCGCCAACGCCGGCGCCTCCGTGCCCTCCGACGAGGAGCTGGCCATGGACAACCACGGCTTCGAGAAGGGCGGTATCGGCCAGGAGATCTACAAGCACCTCATGAACGGCGTCAGCCACATGCTGCCGTTCGTGGTGGCCGGCGGCGTCCTCACCGCCGTCTCCTTCCTCTGGGGCATCACGAGCTTCGACTCCACCGCGGCCGACTACAACGCCTTCGCCGCCATGCTCAAGACCATCGGCGGCATCGCCATGAACCTCATGGTACCCGTGCTCGCCGCCTACATCGCCGAGTCCATCGCCGGCCGTCCCGGCCTCGTGCCCGGCTTCGTGGCCGGCATGATCGCCATCACCGGTCTGCCCGTCAACGCCGAGACCGGCCTCATCGACGCCGGCGGCGCCGGCGTGGGCTTCGGCTTCCTCGGCGGCATCATCGGCGGTTTCCTCGCCGGTTACGTCATCGAGGGCCTCAAGAAGGCCTTCTCCCGCCTGCCCGAGAACCTCAACGGCCTCAAGGCGATCTTCCTCTACCCCCTGTGCTCCACCCTCATCACCGGCCTCGCCATGCTCGCCATCTCCGGCCCCATGGTGGCCATCAACGAGGGCATGATGGGCTTCCTTGCCAGCCTGCAGACCGCCAGCCCCATCGTCCTCGGCCTCGCCATCGGCTGCATGTGCGCCTTTGACATGGGTGGCCCCGTGAACAAGGCCGCCTACGTCACCGGCACCGCCCTGCTCGGCACCGGCCTCGCCGCCGGCGTGGGCACCCCCGAGTACGTCTCCGGCACCGCCTTCATGGCCGCCGTGTCCGCCGCCTGCATCGCCCCGCCCCTGGTGACCACCTTCGCCACCGTCGTGGGCCGCAAGTACTTCACCCAGGAGGACCGCGACGCCGGCCTGGTGAACTTCATCCTCGGCTGCACCCACATCACCGAGGGCGCCATCCCCTTCATGACCAAGAACATCTGGCCCGTGATGCCCATCATGATGCTCTCCAGCTCCATCGCGGCCATCCTGACCCTCATGCTGGGCGTGCACGTCCCGGCCCCCCACGGCGGCTTCCTCGTGCTCCCCGTGGTCGAGAACCCCATCGCCTGGATCGGGGCCATCCTGATCGGCTCCGTGGTCGGCGGCATGCTCTTCGTGCTCTTCAAGAAGTCCCAGTACGACCGTGAGCGCCGCTCCGAGGGCGTGGGCACCGGCACCACCCCCAACGCCGCCTAA
- a CDS encoding 1-phosphofructokinase family hexose kinase: MIHTLTTNPAIDMNVTTNDGALVPDAVNRVGAADYSPNGKGLNVSFTLEHYGSPSCILGFFAGFTGDYIVEGARKVCPVEPVYVEGTTRITVLVRAGEVEYTMPGAGAPVPLEKQDEMLELVRALPDLTCLVVSGSLSPLMDGGFYDRLLDVLEERGAEFVLDVSSAHLKNLVGRGPLLIKPNDDELRDIFGLDVVDDASAVAALDEVVAAGAKSVLLTMGGKGAYFTDGEGVWRCGAARIEPFQTACAGDGTLGAFLSAWYDDRSNVEGALVRAMATGANVALCPGLGDFARVDELASRVSVERIR; this comes from the coding sequence GTGATCCACACCCTCACCACCAACCCGGCCATCGACATGAACGTCACCACCAACGACGGCGCCCTCGTGCCCGACGCCGTCAACCGCGTGGGGGCCGCCGACTACTCGCCCAACGGCAAGGGCCTCAACGTGTCGTTCACCCTCGAGCACTACGGCTCTCCCTCCTGCATCCTGGGCTTCTTCGCCGGCTTCACCGGTGACTACATCGTGGAGGGGGCCCGCAAGGTGTGTCCCGTGGAGCCCGTCTACGTGGAGGGGACGACCCGCATCACCGTGCTCGTGCGCGCCGGCGAGGTGGAGTACACCATGCCCGGCGCCGGTGCGCCCGTGCCCCTGGAGAAGCAGGACGAGATGCTCGAGCTCGTGCGCGCCCTGCCCGACCTTACCTGCCTGGTGGTCTCGGGGTCCCTCTCGCCCCTCATGGACGGCGGCTTCTACGACCGCCTGCTCGACGTCCTCGAGGAGCGCGGCGCCGAGTTCGTGCTCGACGTCTCCAGCGCCCACCTCAAGAACCTCGTGGGGCGCGGGCCCCTGCTCATCAAGCCCAACGACGACGAGCTCCGCGACATCTTTGGCCTGGACGTCGTCGACGACGCCAGCGCCGTGGCGGCCCTCGACGAGGTGGTGGCGGCCGGCGCCAAGAGCGTGCTGCTCACCATGGGCGGCAAGGGGGCCTACTTCACAGACGGGGAGGGCGTGTGGAGGTGCGGCGCCGCCAGGATCGAGCCGTTCCAGACGGCCTGCGCCGGCGACGGCACCCTGGGGGCGTTCCTGTCGGCCTGGTACGACGACCGTTCCAACGTGGAGGGTGCCCTCGTGCGGGCCATGGCCACCGGCGCCAACGTGGCGCTCTGCCCGGGGCTCGGCGACTTCGCCCGCGTGGACGAGCTCGCCTCCCGGGTGAGCGTGGAGCGCATCCGCTAG
- a CDS encoding iron-containing alcohol dehydrogenase, giving the protein MAQFTLPRDIFHGEGALEQLKGLKGSKAVIVTGGGSMRRGGFLERTEKYLQEAGMETLLFEGVEPDPSVETVMRGAAAMTEFQPDWIVAIGGGSPIDAAKAMWAFYEYPDVTFDDLCIPFNFPTLRTKAKFCAIPSTSGTATEVTAFSVITDYAKGVKYPLADFNITPDVAVVDPEIAYTMPAKLCAHTGMDAMTHSIEAYVSTAACNFTDADAVWSIELIHDWLVKSYEGDKEARRQMHDAQCLAGMAFSNALLGIVHSMAHKTGAAFSGGHIIHGAANAMYLPRVIQYNARDPRAAERYADIARRLHLSGDTTEELVASLVAELRHMNDELNIPQAIKYYGEGGLPAETSIIDEAEFLEKLPQVAELAIGDACTGSNPRIPTQEEMEKLLKCVYYDIDVDF; this is encoded by the coding sequence ATGGCTCAGTTCACCCTGCCCCGCGACATCTTCCATGGCGAGGGGGCCCTCGAGCAGCTCAAGGGCCTCAAGGGCTCCAAGGCCGTCATCGTCACCGGCGGCGGCTCCATGCGGCGCGGCGGCTTCCTCGAGCGCACCGAGAAGTACCTGCAGGAGGCCGGCATGGAGACCCTGCTGTTCGAGGGTGTCGAGCCCGACCCCTCCGTCGAGACCGTCATGCGCGGCGCTGCGGCCATGACCGAGTTCCAGCCCGACTGGATCGTGGCCATCGGCGGCGGCAGCCCCATCGACGCCGCCAAGGCCATGTGGGCTTTCTACGAGTACCCCGACGTCACCTTCGATGACCTCTGCATCCCCTTCAACTTCCCCACCCTGCGCACCAAGGCCAAGTTCTGCGCCATCCCCTCCACCTCCGGCACCGCCACCGAGGTCACGGCCTTCTCGGTGATCACCGATTACGCCAAGGGCGTCAAGTACCCGCTGGCCGACTTCAACATCACCCCCGACGTCGCCGTCGTGGACCCCGAGATCGCCTACACCATGCCGGCCAAGCTCTGCGCCCACACCGGCATGGACGCCATGACCCACTCCATCGAGGCCTACGTCTCCACCGCCGCCTGCAACTTCACCGACGCCGACGCCGTGTGGTCCATCGAGCTCATCCACGACTGGCTGGTCAAGTCCTACGAGGGCGACAAGGAGGCCCGCCGCCAGATGCACGACGCCCAGTGCCTGGCCGGCATGGCCTTCTCCAACGCGCTGCTCGGCATCGTGCACTCCATGGCCCACAAGACCGGCGCCGCCTTCTCCGGCGGCCACATCATCCACGGTGCGGCCAACGCCATGTACCTGCCCCGCGTGATCCAGTACAACGCCCGCGACCCGCGCGCCGCCGAGCGCTACGCCGACATCGCCCGCAGGCTGCACCTGTCCGGCGACACCACCGAGGAGCTCGTGGCCTCCCTCGTGGCCGAGCTGCGCCACATGAACGACGAGCTCAACATCCCGCAGGCCATCAAGTACTACGGCGAGGGCGGCCTGCCGGCCGAGACCTCCATCATCGACGAGGCCGAGTTCCTGGAGAAGCTGCCCCAGGTGGCCGAGCTCGCCATCGGCGACGCCTGCACCGGCTCCAACCCGCGCATCCCCACCCAGGAGGAGATGGAGAAGCTCCTCAAGTGCGTCTACTACGACATCGACGTGGACTTCTAA
- a CDS encoding MFS transporter, giving the protein MGKAAGNRWAVLGTVAIMSFMSTLNGSTVNVAMPSIQRELGVAMDSVQLVSTAYLFVMCAVMPVVGALGDRLGKVRFFEAGVLVFTVGSLLCGLTQGLVPLIAARAVQAVGAGFALATNMGIVTEAFPSDERGRALGVVATAVSLGLMCGPTVGGFVVTTAGWHWVFPMSVPFGVLCLVLGRMTLPDDAPAPSDRPFDTPGAVLVAAAVLALTSGLTFVTTHPSPATVALLACGALLLCAFVVRERRCADPLICLDSFRNPAFDVNLATMFASFLAVGMSEYIVPFYLQDARGLDAAAAGLAIMVMPVVSGILGPVAGALSDRVGCGRPTAVGLTVYAAGLAAVAFLGLSTPLWLVVCVLGLASVGVGLFQAPNNSLVMGSVDEGQLGFASSIAALFRTLGMALGVTFGSAVLYGAMGRAAGAPQTSFEAAHPEWFMAGFQAVFWVFAALVAAGAVLTWAVVARDPAQERPGERP; this is encoded by the coding sequence ATGGGGAAGGCCGCGGGCAACCGCTGGGCCGTGCTCGGCACGGTGGCGATCATGTCGTTCATGTCAACGCTCAACGGGTCCACCGTCAACGTGGCCATGCCCTCCATCCAGCGGGAGCTGGGTGTGGCCATGGACTCGGTGCAGCTGGTGTCAACGGCGTACCTCTTCGTCATGTGCGCCGTCATGCCCGTGGTGGGCGCCCTGGGCGACCGCCTGGGCAAGGTCCGGTTCTTCGAGGCGGGCGTGCTCGTGTTCACGGTGGGCTCCCTCCTGTGCGGCCTCACCCAGGGGCTCGTCCCCCTCATCGCCGCCCGCGCCGTGCAGGCCGTGGGGGCCGGGTTCGCCCTCGCCACCAACATGGGCATCGTGACCGAGGCGTTTCCGTCGGACGAGCGCGGCCGCGCCCTGGGCGTCGTGGCCACGGCGGTCTCCCTGGGCCTCATGTGCGGCCCCACCGTAGGCGGGTTCGTGGTCACCACGGCCGGCTGGCACTGGGTCTTTCCCATGAGCGTGCCGTTCGGCGTGCTCTGCCTGGTGCTGGGCCGCATGACGCTGCCCGACGACGCCCCCGCGCCCTCGGACCGGCCCTTCGACACGCCCGGCGCCGTCCTCGTGGCCGCGGCCGTGCTCGCCCTCACCTCGGGCCTCACGTTCGTGACCACGCACCCGTCACCGGCCACCGTGGCTCTCCTCGCCTGCGGGGCGCTCCTGCTATGCGCCTTCGTCGTGCGCGAGCGCCGGTGCGCCGACCCCCTGATCTGCCTCGACAGCTTCCGCAACCCGGCGTTCGACGTGAACCTCGCCACCATGTTCGCGAGCTTCCTCGCCGTGGGCATGAGCGAGTACATCGTGCCGTTCTATCTGCAGGACGCCCGCGGGCTCGACGCCGCGGCGGCGGGCCTGGCCATCATGGTCATGCCGGTGGTCTCGGGCATCCTCGGGCCGGTGGCCGGCGCCCTGTCGGACCGGGTGGGCTGCGGGCGTCCCACGGCCGTGGGCCTCACGGTCTACGCCGCGGGCCTGGCCGCCGTGGCTTTCCTCGGGCTGTCCACGCCGCTCTGGCTCGTGGTGTGCGTGCTCGGCCTCGCCAGCGTGGGGGTGGGGCTCTTCCAGGCCCCCAACAACTCCCTCGTCATGGGCAGCGTGGACGAGGGCCAGCTGGGTTTTGCAAGCTCCATCGCGGCGCTTTTCAGGACCCTGGGCATGGCCCTGGGGGTCACGTTCGGCTCTGCCGTGCTCTACGGGGCCATGGGGCGGGCGGCAGGCGCCCCCCAGACCTCCTTCGAGGCCGCCCATCCCGAGTGGTTCATGGCGGGGTTCCAGGCGGTGTTCTGGGTCTTTGCCGCCCTGGTGGCCGCGGGTGCCGTGCTCACCTGGGCCGTCGTGGCGCGCGACCCGGCCCAGGAGCGGCCCGGCGAGCGTCCCTAG